From a region of the Ostrinia nubilalis chromosome 18, ilOstNubi1.1, whole genome shotgun sequence genome:
- the LOC135080466 gene encoding uncharacterized protein LOC135080466, with product MGTESARAEESTSGESATTSKEKNTTTISKIHCRPDRDITKKIITPGDYTVVPYEDSRCKIVITDVNCSDGAGPCDMVTCSRIFSESFDGNVLIGDCDSFIDKDFELALQQMCCGEKSEVTILYKDAKGQQALKVSCKVELTEVMEEQLVSDWSWERLHEAAVHHKERGVELVKEKRIVDAFRRFSKALKMLIAIEPFDPQVIDEEKVKELIDLKVKLYSNLAHCQLHYNQHEAAEILCTNALQFDPDNVKALYRRSLAFAGVKKYEEAWEDIQKALKLDPNDKAVKQKAKDIKDIMDNIKRKYDETIKKMFYMQE from the exons ATGGGCACAGAATCGGCCAGGGCCGAGGAATCAACATCTGGGGAATCGGCTACGACAAGCAAGGAAAAGAACACTACTACAATATCCAAAATACATTGTAGACCGGACAGAGATATTactaagaaaataataacaccGGGCGACTACACCGTAGTTCCTTACGAAGATTCCCGTTGTAAGATCGTTATAACAGATGTGAACTGCTCTGACGGCGCGGGGCCGTGCGACATGGTTACCTGTAGCCGTATTTTCAGCGAGAGCTTCGACGGGAATGTGCTTATTGGGGATTGCGATTCGTTTATTGATAAGGACTTCGAGCTGGCGTTGCAGCAGATGTGTTGCGGGGAGAAGAGTGAGGTGACGATCCTGTATAAAGACGCGAAGGGGCAGCAGGCGCTGAAGGTTTCGTGTAAGGTGGAGCTGACGGAGGTGATGGAGGAGCAGCTCGTGAGCGACTGGAGCTGGGAGCGGCTGCACGAGGCAGCTGTGCATCACAAA GAAAGAGGAGTAGAGCTTGTGAAAGAGAAGAGAATAGTGGATGCCTTCAGGAGGTTCAGCAAGGCTCTGAAGATGCTGATAGCTATAGAGCCCTTCGACCCGCAGGTCATTGACGAAGAGAAAGTCAAGGAACTGATTGATCTCAAG GTGAAATTATACAGCAACTTGGCGCACTGTCAGTTGCACTACAATCAGCACGAAGCAGCAGAGATCCTCTGTACGAATGCTCTACAGTTTGACCCTGACAACGTCAAAGCACTGTACAGGAGGTCCCTAGCATTTGCTGGTGTGAAGAAGTATGAAGAAGCTTGGGAAGACATACAGAAAGCTCTCAAGTTGGATCCCAATGATAAAGCAGTCAAACAAAAAGCTAAAGATATCAAAGACATCATggataatataaaaaggaaatatgatGAAACCATAAAGAAAATGTTTTATATGCAAGAATGA